In one window of Mucilaginibacter auburnensis DNA:
- a CDS encoding M16 family metallopeptidase, whose translation MNFKHTFFLSAAVLLVSASGTFAQVKKKPTPSPKSKPVSPAQQIAPQASASTSAAQTLPVDPQLVKGTLPNGFTYYIRSTKAVPKVADLLLINKAGSIQETDAQRGYAHLISHLALKGTTNFSKSDLSAFTKNYKIIIKPDTNVMTGYDETVYRLTIPGDTADVLNKSLNLLAGWAGNVNFDAADVNDVKNAALAELKAASSLMKTRLDNAALPVLLNKSRYAQRNPKGEEATIAAADASALKSFYTDWYRPDLQAIVIVGDVDAKKIEGMIKTIFGNLKSPANPKPIIAYPIAPVAGTTVQFATDKDLPYVVTQVIIKHPQAVVKTTANYMENVKLNLFNEMLTQRFEELKQQSNSPFMFAQAGYSSFISKQDAFVAMAVADPRGVERATKTLAEEIERIRKFGFVATELERAKQNGLAQIAYEYEQRDRILPGNIATDYQRNFLSGNAVTGTSFKYNFYLDNIGKIDLAAMNALAAKLLTDQNRVILIQAPEAEKAQLPTEQALRSWFTGAGANLSAYEDNASNPLMEKLPTPGKVTSITTDSTLMVTNVVLSNGVKVLLKPTQFQQGQIILNGFAFGGSSLASDQDYVSADLAAKVISMSGVAGFSQTQLEGILRNKGVNVAPYINDVTHGFAGFSSAADFGEAIQLMHLYFTQPRKDAAAWDRLISQTKGSLVLRGADEISIFQDTVAALLSNYNKRGMTTIIPQLNTASLDRAYQFYKDRFSNAANFTFTFTGSFTVEAILPFLETYLGSLPTKPGTETFKDLGVHPVSGVVNKTITKGRNDKAISQLIFSGTYDYNDANNIDLDAIETVLYLKVAQRLNDTTGNSQVSVRSNYSKIPSSRYKVTIDIECPVADLDKVTNVVMDEINKFKQTGALQKELNTFILEEAKSTQSQMRQNAFWSSAMNVTAQNGDNPHKVLLRAQMLQQLTIARTKEAASKFLNPANLIKVTLLPEKK comes from the coding sequence ATGAATTTCAAGCATACCTTTTTTTTATCGGCAGCGGTGTTGTTGGTTTCCGCAAGTGGAACGTTTGCCCAGGTAAAGAAAAAACCTACACCTTCGCCAAAAAGCAAGCCCGTATCACCCGCGCAGCAAATAGCGCCACAAGCATCAGCTTCAACGTCAGCAGCCCAAACACTGCCTGTAGATCCTCAATTAGTTAAAGGCACGCTACCTAACGGTTTCACCTACTACATACGCAGCACCAAAGCAGTACCAAAAGTTGCAGATCTGTTATTGATTAATAAAGCGGGTTCCATACAAGAAACCGATGCGCAACGCGGATACGCTCACCTGATAAGTCATTTAGCTTTAAAGGGCACAACCAATTTCAGTAAAAGTGACCTTTCTGCCTTTACAAAAAATTACAAGATCATCATCAAACCTGATACCAACGTAATGACAGGTTATGATGAAACCGTATACCGCCTAACCATACCAGGCGACACTGCCGATGTTTTAAATAAAAGTTTGAATTTGTTAGCCGGCTGGGCAGGTAATGTCAATTTTGACGCTGCCGATGTGAATGATGTAAAAAATGCCGCCTTGGCCGAACTAAAAGCTGCTTCATCTTTAATGAAAACCCGGCTTGACAATGCTGCATTACCTGTTTTGCTCAACAAATCGAGGTATGCGCAACGCAATCCGAAAGGAGAAGAAGCTACCATTGCCGCCGCTGATGCATCGGCATTAAAAAGTTTTTATACAGATTGGTATCGTCCAGACCTTCAAGCCATTGTAATAGTTGGCGATGTGGATGCGAAAAAGATTGAGGGCATGATCAAAACTATTTTCGGCAACCTTAAATCTCCGGCAAACCCTAAGCCGATTATCGCGTACCCTATAGCACCTGTTGCCGGCACTACCGTTCAATTTGCTACCGATAAGGATCTTCCATACGTAGTTACACAAGTAATTATCAAACATCCGCAGGCCGTTGTTAAAACCACAGCCAACTACATGGAGAATGTAAAACTCAACCTTTTTAACGAGATGCTGACCCAGCGTTTTGAAGAGTTGAAACAGCAATCCAATTCTCCTTTCATGTTTGCTCAGGCTGGCTACAGCAGTTTCATCAGCAAACAGGATGCATTTGTTGCCATGGCTGTTGCAGACCCTCGGGGTGTTGAACGAGCTACAAAAACACTTGCCGAAGAGATTGAACGTATACGCAAATTTGGCTTTGTTGCAACCGAACTTGAACGTGCCAAGCAGAACGGCCTTGCCCAAATTGCTTATGAGTATGAGCAACGCGACCGTATTTTACCGGGAAATATTGCTACTGATTATCAACGCAATTTTTTATCTGGTAACGCAGTAACCGGCACAAGCTTCAAGTACAACTTTTATTTGGATAACATTGGCAAAATAGACTTGGCAGCAATGAATGCCCTTGCCGCTAAATTATTGACTGACCAGAACAGGGTTATTTTGATACAGGCACCTGAAGCTGAAAAAGCCCAATTACCTACCGAGCAGGCTTTACGCTCATGGTTTACCGGTGCAGGCGCCAACCTCTCCGCTTACGAAGATAACGCGAGCAATCCGCTCATGGAAAAGCTTCCTACTCCCGGAAAAGTGACCAGCATAACTACAGATAGTACTTTGATGGTCACTAACGTTGTTTTATCAAACGGCGTTAAGGTATTGCTGAAGCCAACCCAGTTTCAGCAAGGACAGATCATTCTGAATGGTTTTGCCTTTGGTGGTTCGTCTCTTGCATCCGATCAGGATTATGTTTCGGCAGATCTGGCTGCTAAGGTGATAAGCATGAGCGGAGTTGCAGGTTTTAGCCAGACCCAATTAGAAGGAATATTGCGAAATAAGGGCGTGAATGTTGCTCCATATATTAACGATGTTACCCATGGCTTTGCCGGGTTCTCTTCGGCAGCTGACTTTGGCGAGGCGATACAGTTAATGCATCTGTATTTTACCCAGCCACGCAAAGATGCAGCCGCGTGGGACAGGCTGATATCGCAAACAAAGGGCAGTTTGGTTTTGCGTGGCGCAGACGAAATATCTATATTTCAGGATACTGTAGCTGCGCTATTAAGCAACTACAACAAGCGCGGCATGACCACTATCATACCACAGCTTAACACAGCAAGTTTAGATAGGGCATATCAGTTTTATAAAGACCGATTTTCTAACGCGGCTAACTTTACATTTACGTTTACCGGCTCGTTTACAGTGGAAGCTATTTTGCCATTCCTTGAAACCTATTTAGGTTCGCTTCCAACCAAACCGGGAACGGAGACATTTAAAGATCTGGGTGTACATCCGGTATCAGGAGTGGTTAACAAAACTATCACAAAGGGCAGAAATGATAAAGCCATAAGCCAGTTGATATTTAGCGGAACATATGATTATAATGATGCCAACAATATTGACCTGGATGCCATAGAAACTGTATTATATCTTAAAGTTGCGCAACGATTAAATGATACAACCGGTAACAGCCAGGTAAGTGTAAGGTCAAATTACAGCAAGATACCCAGTAGCAGATACAAGGTTACAATTGATATTGAATGCCCGGTTGCAGACCTTGACAAAGTAACCAACGTTGTAATGGACGAAATAAACAAGTTCAAACAGACCGGTGCTTTGCAGAAAGAACTTAACACATTCATACTGGAAGAGGCTAAATCTACGCAATCGCAAATGCGCCAAAATGCCTTTTGGAGCAGCGCAATGAACGTTACCGCGCAAAACGGAGATAATCCGCACAAGGTGTTGCTACGTGCGCAAATGCTGCAGCAATTAACCATAGCCCGTACCAAAGAGGCTGCCAGCAAATTCCTTAATCCGGCTAATTTGATAAAAGTAACGCTGCTGCCCGAAAAGAAATAA
- a CDS encoding ligase-associated DNA damage response DEXH box helicase: MTTPGQKVIQQWYRQKKWRQFQFQKDMEAAYLEGYSGLLNAPTGSGKTFALFLPFLADFINKHPDYKTRKNNGLQMLWITPLRALTNDIRKAMQEVCDDLELPWNIATRTGDTSAAEKAALKRKLPEVLLTTPESLHLMLAQKDYPTIFKSLQVLVTDEWHELLGTKRGVQVELGLSKLKHLSTSLRIWGISATIGNLEQAADVLLGTDFPRENVKMIRADVDKKLVIKSVIPENIQNYSWAGHIGVKLIAQVMELVAKSKTTLIFTNTRSQAEIWYHAILDNYPEYAGVMAMHHGSLDNELRNWVEQALHAEALKVVVCTSSLDLGVDFRPVDTVIQVGSPKGVARFMQRAGRSGHHPGAISKAYFVPTHSLELLEGAAIKEALKRKIFESRDPMLLTMDVLLQYMVTLAVSEGFRADELFNEVKTTYAFADLKRSEFNQLLDFIVNGGKTLAQYDEFLKVEFENGLYKVNSRRVAMRHRLSIGTITSDMSVRVKWLSGGSLGTVEESFVSKLKPGDTFWFAGRSLEFVRLKDMSAYVKKSTAQKGMIPSWNGGRMPLSSQLSAVFRDKLDEVAHGIEQDEEVKALTPLFALQQELSHLPQSHEFLIESFKSREGHHLLFYPFEGRLVHEGMASLLAYRISRIRPSSFSIAMNDYGFELLTDEDIPIEEILEDTSFFSIDGLLDDILQSLNANEMARRRFRDIAHIGGLLFTGYPGQQVRNRHLQASSSLLFEVFSEYEPDNLLVRQAYNEALAFQLEEFRLRAALQRIANQNIILKHIERPTPFAFPIMVDSLGRERLTTESLEDRIAKMARQYGAEGFGSADTKRARKPGVTRKRGL; this comes from the coding sequence ATGACAACGCCCGGCCAAAAAGTTATTCAACAATGGTACCGCCAAAAAAAGTGGCGACAATTCCAGTTTCAAAAAGACATGGAAGCAGCCTACCTTGAAGGTTATTCGGGTTTGCTGAACGCGCCTACAGGCAGCGGAAAAACTTTTGCCTTGTTTCTCCCTTTTCTGGCAGACTTTATCAACAAACATCCGGATTATAAGACTCGAAAGAATAACGGATTGCAAATGCTTTGGATAACCCCACTACGCGCGCTTACCAATGATATCCGTAAAGCCATGCAGGAAGTTTGCGATGATCTGGAGTTGCCATGGAATATTGCAACCCGCACAGGCGATACCTCCGCAGCAGAAAAAGCAGCACTAAAACGCAAACTCCCCGAAGTACTACTTACTACTCCCGAAAGTTTGCATTTGATGCTCGCCCAAAAAGATTATCCAACTATTTTCAAAAGCCTACAGGTTTTAGTTACAGACGAGTGGCATGAGTTATTAGGCACTAAAAGAGGTGTTCAGGTAGAGTTGGGGTTATCAAAGCTGAAACACCTTTCTACATCTTTAAGAATTTGGGGCATAAGCGCCACCATAGGGAATTTGGAACAAGCCGCAGATGTGTTGTTAGGCACAGACTTCCCCCGTGAGAACGTTAAAATGATAAGGGCGGATGTTGACAAAAAGCTGGTGATCAAATCTGTCATTCCTGAGAATATACAGAACTATTCGTGGGCGGGGCATATTGGCGTTAAGCTTATTGCGCAGGTGATGGAGCTGGTAGCCAAAAGCAAAACCACGCTGATATTCACCAATACCCGTTCACAGGCCGAAATATGGTACCATGCAATACTGGACAATTACCCTGAATACGCCGGCGTAATGGCTATGCACCATGGTTCGTTAGACAATGAATTACGAAACTGGGTAGAGCAGGCGCTCCATGCGGAAGCGCTTAAGGTAGTGGTATGTACATCAAGTTTAGATCTTGGGGTTGATTTTAGGCCAGTTGATACGGTAATACAGGTTGGCAGCCCCAAAGGTGTAGCACGTTTTATGCAAAGGGCCGGGCGTAGCGGCCACCACCCTGGAGCTATATCAAAAGCTTATTTTGTGCCTACACATTCTTTAGAACTACTTGAGGGCGCTGCAATTAAAGAGGCGCTGAAACGCAAAATTTTTGAAAGCCGCGATCCGATGCTGCTCACTATGGATGTGTTGCTACAGTATATGGTTACACTGGCTGTTTCTGAAGGATTCAGGGCCGATGAACTGTTTAACGAGGTTAAAACCACCTACGCCTTTGCCGACCTTAAACGGAGCGAGTTCAACCAGCTTTTAGATTTTATTGTGAACGGCGGCAAAACCCTTGCCCAGTACGACGAGTTTTTAAAGGTTGAATTTGAAAACGGTTTATACAAAGTAAACAGCCGCAGGGTTGCCATGCGACACCGCCTGAGTATTGGTACCATTACCAGCGACATGAGCGTGCGTGTAAAATGGTTAAGCGGGGGCAGCTTAGGCACGGTTGAAGAGTCTTTCGTATCAAAGTTAAAACCAGGTGACACGTTTTGGTTTGCGGGCAGGAGTTTGGAATTTGTGCGATTGAAAGATATGTCGGCTTATGTTAAAAAGTCAACCGCGCAAAAAGGCATGATACCGAGTTGGAATGGTGGTCGTATGCCGCTGTCTTCTCAACTATCGGCAGTTTTTAGAGATAAACTTGACGAGGTAGCGCATGGTATAGAACAGGACGAAGAGGTAAAGGCTTTAACGCCATTGTTTGCTTTACAACAGGAGTTATCTCATTTGCCGCAAAGTCATGAGTTTTTGATCGAATCGTTTAAATCACGGGAAGGACACCATTTATTATTTTATCCGTTTGAAGGAAGATTAGTACATGAAGGCATGGCCTCTCTACTGGCTTACCGTATATCGCGCATCAGGCCATCCAGTTTCTCAATTGCTATGAATGACTATGGTTTTGAATTACTTACAGATGAAGATATACCAATTGAGGAAATACTGGAAGACACTTCCTTTTTTTCTATCGACGGTTTGTTAGACGATATTTTGCAAAGTTTAAATGCCAATGAAATGGCGCGTCGCCGCTTCAGGGATATAGCCCACATTGGCGGGTTATTATTCACCGGCTACCCGGGCCAGCAGGTGCGTAACCGGCATTTACAGGCTTCATCGTCCTTACTTTTTGAAGTATTCAGTGAATATGAGCCAGATAATTTATTGGTACGTCAGGCCTATAACGAAGCATTGGCTTTTCAGTTGGAGGAGTTCAGATTGCG